The Entelurus aequoreus isolate RoL-2023_Sb linkage group LG04, RoL_Eaeq_v1.1, whole genome shotgun sequence nucleotide sequence GCTTGAcatcacattgtgtccaatatttaccaCAATGACAACAATAAgttatattttaggttcatttaatagttaaaacatatttaaataatggatcacatatttcaatatatgactcattatcaaCTGAATTcagtttttctactgatatcatctccttagcttgtgtataccagtcagtatttattgtgtgtgtgtgtttaccagtcagtatttattttgtgtgtatactagtcagtacatattgtgtgtataccagtcagtatgtattctgtgtataccagtcagtacatattgtgtgtataccagtcagtatttattatgtgtgtttaccagtcagtatttattgtgtgtataccagtcagtacatattgtgtgtataccagtcagcatGTAttctgtgtataccagtcagtatttattgtgtgtgtgtgtataccagtcagtacgtATTATGTGTGtaaaccagtcagtatttattatgtgtgtttacCAGTCAGTACatcttatgtgtgtataccagtcagtacgtattatgtgtgtataccagtcagtgtttattttgtgtgtataccagtcagtatttattgtgtgtgtataccagtcagtacgtattgtgtataccagtccgtacgtattatgtgtgtgtaccagtcattacgtattgtgtgtgtataccagtcagtatgtatcgtgtgtataccagtcagtacgtattatgtgtgtataccagtccgtacgtattatgtgtgtataccagtcagtatgtattgtgttgtGTTCACCAGTCAGtacgtattgtgtgtgtataccagtcagtatgtattgtgtgtgtataccagtcactaCGTATtgcgtgtgtgtataccagtcattatgtattgtgtgtgtttatgtgtgtataccagtcagtatgtattgtgtctgtgtgtgtgtgtgtttaccagtcagtatgtattctgtgtgtataccagtcagtgtttattgtgtgtgtttaCCAGTCAGTACgtattatgtgtataccagtcagtatgtattgtgtgtgtataccagtcactatgtattgcgtgtgtgtgtataccagtcattatgtattgtgtgtgtttatgtgtgtataccagtcagtatgtattgtgtctgtgtgtgtgtgtgtttaccagtcagtatgtattatgtgtataccagtcagtatgtattctgtgtgtgtaccagtcagtgtttattgtgtgtgtttaccagtcagtatgtattgtgtgtgtataccagtcagtatgtattgtgtgtgtataccagtcactatgtattgcgtgtgtgtgtatacctgtcattatgtattgtgtgtgtttatgtgtgtataccagtcactatgtattgtgtctgtgtgtgtgtgtgtgtgtgtgtgtataccagtcagtatgtattgtgtctgtgtgtataccagtccctATGtattgtgtctgtgtgtgtgtgtgtgtgtgtaccagtcagtatgtattgtgtctgtgtgtataccagtcactatgtattgtgtctgtgtgtgtgtgtgtgtgtgtaccagtcagtatgtattgtgtctgtgtgtataccagtcagtatgtattgtgtgtgtataccagtcagtatgagttggacaatcaacatccatccattatttaatgttaatgttgttgttgtgatgcatAGTGAGAGAAATGTTCTTTACTGACACTACTAtattgatgcagatcaccaagaatacaagtttgcagtcattgggatgtttatatttaagAATGTGATTGTTGTTTTAAACCATAACTCTTTTactctctgacattcccacaatagaTTAATAATCGTTCctttatacataacttgctattcaAACAACTGGGaaggtgtaaaatacaatctattcaacatCTTAAATTGACTCTGCTTATTTTTAATGCATAAAAGGTCTTATTGGCATTTTCCAAATATTATTCCATATGTCtctttctaaaatgtttaagtcaatCATCCACTTTTGAACACATGCATTTTGTTCCTAACGATATGTACAAACGGGAGCAGTTCTCAACTTTGTTGTACGCTGCTACTTCATACTGCTCAATGCAAAAAACATCTCCCATCACGTTAGAATGtgtgaagaaaatgttttgaatagtTTTACATTTTGTCCTCCATAGTCCTGTTTGCTCTCAAGAGGCAGGAGTGAACAGGAAAGAGTTAGTGGCATACTTAAACAGGATAGTGGAAAATTACTGACTGTAAGGAGAGGAGCCATGGATCATGTGCAATGTCTCCTCAGTTCAGGGCTAGGCAAAGAATATTCAAAGGGATGATTCAGGATAAGCCTAAGCAAGCTTTTCCTTTAGTTGGTTTTatcataaaggaagtagttgttGGCACCAAAAGATGTACATTTGCCTGTCAAAGCGTTTGAGCTGGATGCTCACCACAGGGAAATGTTCCTGCTGCTGCACCCATCAGCACAATGTTATCTTCTCCTTGCAACTTGGAAGCCAGGTCCCTGGTTCTGATGGCCCAGCGTTCCCTTCTGAGGCTGTGAAAGAACCCCCTGACATTGCATGAGACAAACCGGTGGCCTGATTACATGCAAAGCAGCCGCCACCCGGACGAGGCCTTGGGCCTTTCCCTGTCTTTGTCTCGCCACCTATTCCTGCACGGCTGCTTGCAAAGATCAATTCAGAACCTTCAGGGTTAGCGCTGATCCAATTTAACAGTGTTATGAAAGGATCTCACAAGGTGATAGTTGTGCTTCTTTTACAGTCTCAATATAACTTAAATGTGTGTCCTTGGTATCAAACCATTTGCCTTCTATTCGCTCTTCCACTTTTAAAAAGCCTGTAACTAGAGCTAACATGTATTGTTTTTATCAGAACAGACCAGTTTACAAATCTTGCTCACTTTGCTGAAAAAGATGAGATAACGTCTGTCACATGAATGACCTTCTagtgtacaaaagcagtgaagttgtcctgTTGTGTAAAtagaaagagaatacaacaaatccttttcagcttatattcaattgaatagactgcaaagacaagatatttcatgttccaaatgagctaatatttgcaaaaaataacattttccagtgtgaacatgaaatatcttgtctttgcagtctattcaggtgaatataagttgaaaaggatttgttgtattctctttttatttaccatttacacaaggtgacaacttcactgcttttggggtttgtagatacGTTGGTGTAATCCTTGTGTTAAATACCTTCACTTCTGTGTGGGGAATAACAGGCCAAGCAGGAAAGACCATTTACCTCGCCCGGCCGGCAACGCCCCCCCTCTCCATCCATTCCTCTGGGACGCAACCGTTCGCCATCCCCCGCCCCTAATCCATCTCTGAAGAGGACTCCTTCCCCAGCAGCAGCAAAGTAAGACTTGTGATTTCTCGCTGACTTTTCAGAGACGTTGACACATTTCCTTCTGACAGGCAAAATGCAAGGGCCCGTCCGCCCTCGCCGGCAATGAAACAACGTCCCCCATCCCCTCAACCAACCACAGCTAAGCCCCCGCCCATCCAGAAACCAGCTCTCACCCCACCGGGGCCCCCCACCCTACGAAAGAGGGACTCCCGGCCCAAGGATCTGGGTCCTGTGACAACGGGGTCACCACAGTCCTCTGACTCTAGCAAGTCCAAAGACAAAGATGGTGAGTATGCCGTTTAGTCGAAAAAGCAGGATTTGAACTTGCATGTAAGAATGAATTAACTGTAGAGTGAAATGCTACACTTGAATGTTTATTCATTACGGTCAGTATTGAAGTATTTTACTCACTTGATCCTCCTATCAAATCATTAGAAGGTCTTTTTTCATGTGGCAAGAAGACGATATGACTGAAAATATACTTTGTGTGGGACATCGTGTGCACCATGCCGTAGATCACACCTGGGCAAAATAGggtccgcgggccacatgcggcccattaacaTTTTCAAGCCGGCCCGCcagacgttctacatcattttttttagacctttaacatccaaACTATCgcggccattatgatgtgcagtgatgtttttaaatgaccgtcagtcttgaactatagaaagtatttaaatggttgaaatctgcgcttttgagtgttgtaggagttattacggtaatctacgtcacagcagctcagaccaggaacaaagcagagtgggcggggcttgttttcagTGCACCACCTGTCTTGGCTCAGGCCACGGCCATTAGTTTAGAACCTGGGAAAAGGCCGATACACGgggatacccatgatttcagcctttcaacgCTCCTTGGCTCACCAGTTTTTGACCTGGGTATTTGTCAAGTCCTGTTTACGGCCCTGAAGGCACTCACCCTAACAATATTTTCCACACAATGCTTGATGACTGACCTCCAACTGTATTTGTATTGTTTGTGTACAGTGCAAAGTGATGTAGCAGCAGCTCAGTTTATAGTTAACCTCAGTGGAGCAGAACTATTATAAACTCCCACATCCTGTCCTACATGGAATGTGGTCAATGCCGACACCTCCTGGAAAGAACAGACTACTGCAGTGCTTACCAATTATGTTCTGCTAGCACCCCCAGGAATAGGCTGTATTTAttccacaatggggaaatgatgtggttgcagtgcagattctaAAAGTCCACAAACAATAGtataaaacacaggaaaacaagaGGGatacattaaagaacacaaaacatcaaatacattaaaagagcacagagctacGCAACCGGCTGCCACTTCAGCGGCgctatttctacatacagctactaaagtaaaacaacaaaatgaGCACACATAGCATTGCATCCTTAAAAATATTAAAGAAAGCAAAAACATTCAAGAAATGGGGCGGTATagtttggttggtagagtggccgtgccagcaacttgagggttccgggttcgatccccgcttccgccatcctagtcactgccgttgtgtccttgggcaagacactttacccacctgctcccagtgccacacacactgctttaaatgtaacttagatattgggtttcactatgtaaaagcgctttgagtcactagagaaaagcgctatataaatataatttacagtatttttcggactataagtcgctctggagtataagtcgcaccggccgaaaatgcataataaagaaggaaaaaacgtatataagtcgcactggagtgtaagtcgcatttttgggggaaatttatttgataaaaaccaacaccaagaatagacatttgaaaggcaatttaaaatgtctaaagaatagtgaacaacaggctgaataagtgtacgttatatgaggcataaataaccaactgagaacgtgcctggtatgttaaaggcctactgaaatgaaatttttttatttaaacggggatagcagatccattctatgtgtcatacttgatcatttcgcgatattgccatatttttgctgaaaggatttagtagagaacatcgacgataaagttcgcaacttttggtcgctgataaaaaaaaagccttgcctataccggaagtagcgtgacgtcacaggttgaaggactcctcacatttccccattgtttacaccaggagtgagagcgattcggaccgagaaagcgacgattaccccattaatttgagcgaggatgaaagattcgtggatgaggcacgtgagagtgaaggactagagtgcagtgcaggacgtatcttttttcgctctgaccgtaacttaggtacaagggttcattggattccatactctctcctttttctattgtggatcacggatttgtatttccagcctggcgaagcttaacaatgctgttgctaacgacgccattgaagctaacttagctacgggacctcgtcagagctatgataaaaacattagcgctccacctacgccagccagccctcatctgctcatcaacacccgtgctcacctgcgttccagcgatcgacggagcgacgaaggacttcacccgatcatagatgcggtcggcggctagcgtcggatagcgcgtctgctatccatctcaatgtcctcctggttgtgttgctgcagcccgctgctaatacaccgatcccacctacagctttcttctttgcagtctccattgttcattaaacaaattgcaaaagattcaccaacacagatgtccagaatactgtggaattttgcgatgaaaacagagctttttgtattggatccaatgggtccgaatacttccgtttcaaccattgacgtcacgcgcatacgtcattatacatagacgttttcaaccggaagttttgcgggaaatttaaaattgcactttataagttaacccggccgtattggcatgtgttgcaatgttaagatttcatcattgatatataaactatcagactgcgtggtcgctagtagtggctttcagtagggctttaacgtaacattatggtaagagtcattcaaataactataacatatagaacatgctatacgtttaccaaacaatctgtcactcctaatcgctaaatcccatgaaatcttatacgtctagtctcttacgagaatgagataaataatattatttgatattttacgctaatgtgttaatcatttcacatataagtcgctcctgagtataagttgcaccccccggccaaactatgaaaaaaactgccacttatagtctgaATAATACGGTACTTCACACTTCAAAAATGTAGATctaacaaagaataactttattaacgtTGTTTTTTAGTccttaacagaaaatatttaaagtgcatcaatttgcctgaaaaaaaTTATCCTTATTTggactataaacattttttggaCCAACTTAAGCCATGTGCTACTGAAAAGTACAattattaaacaaaaacattcaaattaatcggcaacattaactcaggagcacaattaTATACAAAACAAACATGAATACAACAATAGGTGCagatttttttaatatatctatatatataaaaggATTAAATTGGGATTAATGGATACGATGAGCACCTTTTTCGAAGTGGGGTTTGATGCACAATGCTGATAAAGCATCAAATATAGTAATATAAAGGTTAAAAACAAGTATTAAACAACATGGTAATAAAAATTTCAGCGCTCCTTATTTGCATTTCTTTGGTTGGGAGGGAGTGTGTTgagagggaggacttggaggaaTCGTTATGGATGTCTCCGCTGAGCATTTCACAAAGTCAAATTGTATTTAACTTTTTGCTTTTACTTTCTTTTTGTTGGCACACTGCCCCCAGAAGTGTCTGGACTGCCTGTTTACTTCCTAAAAGGTGTGATGAATGTAACAGTAGGcagtggcagcacggtggaggaggagttagtgcgtctgcctcacaatacaaaggccctgggttcgatcctgcgctcgggatctttctgtgtggagtttgcatgtcctcccccgtgactgcgtgtgtTCCCTCCGGGTGcttccggcttcttcccacctccaaagacatgcacctgaggataggttgattggcaacactaaattgactctagagtgtgaatgttgtctgtctatctgtgttggccctgtgatgaggtggcgacttgtccagggtgtaccccgccttccgcccgaatgcagctgagataggctccagcaccccgaacgggacaagcggtagaaaatggatggaatgtaACAGTCATGCATTGTACTTGTCAGATGCCAAGACAGGCACCAACTCTGCTGCCGAGGCCGCCAAGATCTTGGCGGAGAACCGTCGACTGATGCGGGAGCAGAAGGAGAAAGAGGAGCAACTCCGGATACAACGGGAGGAAGAGGACAAGTGAGCTTTTTGTCTTCTCTCTCACAAACAGACGTGAAGGATAAAGCCTCACGTGGACTCCTGTCTGCTCCTTCAGGCTCAGGAAAGAGGAGGAAGAACGCCTAGCGGAGGAGGCGCGCCTGAAGCGCGAAGAGGAGGAGAAGATACTGGCGGCGGAGAGACgagtgaaggaggaggaggaggccctTATTGCGGAGGAAGAGCGCGTGAGAATGGAGGCGGAAGACGCTCTGAAGCAGGCGGAGCTCCAGAAGGAGCGGGAAGAGGCGGAGGCCAAGGCCTTGGTGGAGGCGGAGAAGGTCCGTCAGGAGCGAGAGCGCGTCATGCAGCAGAACCAGCAGGAACGTATGGAGAGGAAGAAGGTATGGGAGATGATTCAGATGTGCTCCATCAGAAATACATGAAACACTCTCTTTCAGAGAATTGAAGAGATCATGAAGAGGACCAGGAAATCAGAAGGGGAACAAAATGACTTTAAGGTGAGACTTTTTTTATTGTCTGATTTAGTGAAGTTACATCAACGTTCTGTCACTCAGAGATATAAAGACAAATGTGTACAGGGCGACGACGAAGATGACGACGACGACGAAGGACTGGACCAGATGGGCTTTGATTCCAAGTGTAGGCATTGATTACTAGCACTTCTTAGCCTCAATGTGGCACCTCTATGACGCCTGGAACTGTCCCCTGACAGCTGACGAGGGGGAGATGGGCGACATCTCCATGGAGACGCATGACTGCGGCGATGGCGTGGGAATCAGACAACCACCAGTGGGCTGCGTGAATGGGAGGGAGGAGACGGACAACAAGGAGAACAACAACGAGGACACCCAGGCAGTCAGGTAAGATGGCCTTGAAAATCCTTGGTCTTTACCTGAAAGACTAAATTCTAAGGATGGGCTCTgcgtctattttttattttttttatgttggttttatatttacttatttttttgtttttattcagtcattggtggagctaaggataatatttgaatattgtttttaatattgttgtgcagcactttggaaacatttttgttgtttaaatgtgctatataaataaagtggattggattggatattaGAGCAGGgacgtccaaactttttccagcaaggaccccataaataaaaattgaaggcTGCTGGGGCCACTGAGATAcactttgtacattaaagatactaaaatCAATAAAGTATAGGTcaatcaatatatgctaaactatctgaatccaatccaatccactttatttatatagcgcatttacacaacaagaatgtttccaaagtgctgcacagccatgttaaaaacaatattaaaaacaatattaaaaacaatattatgctacaccaatgactgaataaaaacaaagaataaatgaatagaaaaccaatacagggacaatataacaataaatatgattaaaaacgattttaaagggtaaaaccaattaaaacagtaaaatagacatcaaaatttattaaaaaaaacacacaggacaacagaggacggaagaccacacaactcacgtagtgttaaaagccaaagaataaaagtggtatTGTGTTCTTCTGAACACAATATCTGTATTTTATCAGTAACATATTCTACCTAATTGAGCCGAaaatatcttctttttttttgtgcaaaaattggtgagttttTCTTCATGTTAATTCTCTGTAAAATGCAATAGAAGTGGGAGGAAAATGCTAAACGAAGCAATTCCAAAAGGGTCTTGGCAGCTTTTGTGATGATTATTTTTGCCAGAATACTAGAAAATAAGATGAGATGTTTTGGATGGATCCTGTTGTTTTTGCTACACCAACTCTAATGTTTGTTGTCAACTTAAAGTAAGATTAGCCGAGAGACGAAGCCCTCGTGAGTCAACTGTCCTGCAAGACTTGACCTCAGTGTCCTCACAGCCACCTTTGTCTCCACAGTCCAACTTCTAAGGGCCGCCTTGTGGAGGGCTCAGAGTTCCTGAACGAGCAGGACTCTGCCAAGGTGGAACTGGTGGGCAGCAAGTCCAACCAGTGGAGCTTTGAGGAGCTCATGGATCTCAACGTTCACTCCAAGACTCACACCCTCATCGAGGCCGAGGACTGCAACCCGGTCCTTATCAACTGTGATGTGCCGGACGGGACCAAAGGCAGCCCAGTGAGCTCCCTGCATTCCTCCAGTCCAGCCATAGAGGCTCTGTCAGGTGAGGAGATGATTCCACTGAAGGATTCTTCTTCTTCACATTCTCCTTCTTCACATCCTTCTTCTCGTGTCTCCGCAGAGATCTGACACCAGGAAGCCTCTCCACTGTTGCACTCCTCCACTTCCTGTCCAGCTCAGCTTCATTTGAAAGATTCCAACAGCGTCCTCCTCCATTTATTCCACAGGGAGGAGCTAAGCACCCCACAAGAGCTAGGTGTTTCATAAAAGCTTCAGGGAAATTCCACATTCTTTTTTTCTCATGTCATCTTCTTCCTTGAGCCCTTTTTTTCTATGTCGTGTCAGAGtttgacaggttttttttttttaagggttttGTCTTCATCAGGGGTTGTAATTTATTCATTCATGTCGGCTTGTTTGTTCTTCTCCATGTTGTCATCACGTGTTTAGATGTTCTTCTATATCAGAACCTTTGTTACAAATGTCCTTTTTTCGCATCTTTGTGACTCTTCCAAATTTACTCGACTGGCTGCTTGGTTTTTTGCAGCGTCCAGCAATTATGGCCTTACCAGTTTTTTTCCACAGCCTCCATTTTGGCTGTGAATAACTATCTGCGCACAGCTTCTTGTCATGTGAAGGGCTCCTTGTCTCCCGTGCATTGCACTCCCCTTCacggccaccagatggcagtgaaCTGTTAGCACACGTTGTTCAATCAGGGCTCTTTAGGCTTTTTctcatgttgtacatgttgtatATGGAGCTTGTTTACTAACACCATGGTCCTAGTCTGCATGGTCTCTTCCTTTCTGCTAAATTCTATCCTCCTCTGTGAGATGACGTCTGGACACACGAGCTGCTATCCCACAAAATGCATTTCAACTTATTTAATATAACACGTGGCTGTTTATAAAGTatatttaagtgttgtacattgaAATCAGTGTTAGGCCAATGAAGCCACGTTCAGGGCGGAGTAATGTCTACATGTTTGTCACCTTGTTCTGCTTTCAGTCTAATAGTTGGGACCTGGATGTATGCCTTGGTGTTGATGGGCTTTGCTTTTATTAAGAATGTAACCGCCGTCCTTCACTCCTTCTTCATCCTATCATCCACAACTGCTCTACACGTTGAAGGCTTGTGTTAGCTTTACTGTAGACTGCTGGGACAACCTCAACAGCACCACCTGTTGGAGGGAAGCTGCTACTGTTGCCCGCTATaggtggctagctagctagcgccgTGCCTTAGATGGACTCCAAATACGAGAACAGTGTCCTTACCTCGGCCTCTGACAATCAAGTCCCTTGTGAATAATGTTCCCCAGCACCCTGGCCACATTTGTACTGTAAATATAATAAAGTCTTCTAAAATGATGTTAATAAAGTCTCGCAAAACTAGACGTGAGGTTGCCACCATCTTTTATTCTTCATGCTTGTTTGAATCATCACTCCAAAGGAATACATATTTCAGCCTTTTCACAAGAAGGGCTTGAAAGTTGCAAGTAGAAAGTTAGTATGTTGCGTTTATATGTCAGTTATAGAGTTGAAGCAAGGTTGGATCATGTCCTAAGCTGCAATGACTTCATtaatgatgtttccctcttgcagAGAGAGGAAAATGACCTTTCGGGGCAGGATGGATGTAATGATCAGCTCACAGCTTCTTGGCACAGTCAGGGCAGTAGACGTGCTCCCCGGTGATGACGAAGCGCTTGTTGGCCAAGGTCAGGCAGCACTTCTTGCAGGTGAAGCAGAACTCGTGCCAGGAGTAGCCCTCGTAGTTCACCACTTTGGTGCCACGGCCGAACCCTGGGACACACAAGGACGTGGGGTCAGTGCACCATTCATCCTTTCACACATGACGTCATTGTTTGCCTCATCAAGGTTGAAACTATCGGTGCATGCAAGTTGTGTAATGTGTCTTACAACTTCTCCAACCCTTCTAGTGCTGTAGAACTTCAACatgtcacttctctgtgaagcgctttgagtgtctagaaaagcgctatataaatctaatccattattattattattattattattatgtcctgTTAGTAGGGATGatatttgataagaaattatcgagttcgagcccattatcgaaccgattccttatcgattctcttatcgaatccagataggttgttgtgtatggaaaaaaacacaatatttggtttaacaaaagctcacttttatttcataagaaaaaaataaaataaataaataaatattgactgttacccccctaaaaaaaatattgactgttacccaaagtatattaagtgggatttttcagaaaaacatatatatatacagtaacacaaaaacaacctgtctctgtgatcactataagtgtataaataataatatagtgttaaataaaatcagtcccttgggcacaaaactgaaaataatacagctctccaaaaagtgcacttctgctgctattggaacatactaactacacacactatgacactaagaacaccagtcagtcatcaatcaacaattcttccctccttacatgagagcgaagcctggcaataattgcatattcaaCATGTCCTGTTAGTAGGGATGatatttgataagaaattatcgagttcgagcccattatcgaaccgattccttatcgattctcttatcgaatccagataggttgttgtatatggaaaaaaacacaatatttggtttaacaaaagctcacttttatttcataagaaaaaaataaaataaataaataaatattgactgttaccccccctaaaaaaatattgactgttgttacccaaagtatattaagtgggatttttcagaaaaacatatatatatatacagtaacacaaaaacaacctgtctctgtgatcactataagtgtataaataataatatagtgttaaataaaatcagtcccttgggcacaaaactgaaaataatacagctctccaaaaagtgcacttctgctgctattggaacatactaactacacacactatgacactaagaacaccacagtcagtcatcaatcaacaattcttccctcCTTacattgcctgttctgccctcactatacatgttgaggttatacagcttggcagacagttaacaaacaatccaaagcagattcatccatttaggctctttattgttgttgatcttgctttgtcttttcttatctttacttttgtcttgcattggactgtttttgttttttttaaactgaaatacacacaatgacaaatgtataagctatgtgattcaattaacatactgaaatgtaatacacaatatgtaaatattagcttcacacaaatatacagtactatcatcaaacaaatacttctgagttttggaactatttcgatggtggaaatacacgactggcagccattttaagtcctcaaaacatccattgaaacagtgcacaaaaatcgtttttcaataaacatcttagtatcaaactttccaccttaatattgagtaacataaacaagttaaacagtttacttacagacttatcttttccaaggctggtaagagctaacacaacttgtcggcttctcaattgtctcaacccggaagtgcccaaactaatgacgcgtagtattttcatatcgccacaaggtgtcagtaagagtctacaatcaaatgggcataacattgcaggtcccacagggcatttcctgtacgtgggaagggattcgaataaagaaccaactctttttctttactatagtggcctcgataatgggaaccggttctcaaaaagagattcgagtccatggaatcggttcttttcttatcgaacaaccgggagaaccgatttcga carries:
- the map7d3 gene encoding ensconsin isoform X10, whose protein sequence is MADGTTTLKGLRAQMAAAAQAQGEERRSQAASPAPPAKPQGCRPVIDGAALRVDDRLRVAKERREEAERQQALRESQIMERERKAKMQVERQLEERQKKAVEQRKKEEQKRMAVEEKRKQKQEEEKEHYEAVMRRTLERSQRVEQRQKRWSWGGLSTDSDGRGDSDTGASSPVAIVICPATPEKPPSTQKVDKRSTSTINLKQPSEANISKRLSSSSATLIKSPDKTRKPPTSAVDGGVISRLLTPTQASLARSKSAAALSPEGTDTPEYHLCPRSASAAPLHPPRGPMRSRSIDRQKNGMTTSVSADGALDPSLAKQERPFTSPGRQRPPSPSIPLGRNRSPSPAPNPSLKRTPSPAAAKQNARARPPSPAMKQRPPSPQPTTAKPPPIQKPALTPPGPPTLRKRDSRPKDLGPVTTGSPQSSDSSKSKDKDDAKTGTNSAAEAAKILAENRRLMREQKEKEEQLRIQREEEDKLRKEEEERLAEEARLKREEEEKILAAERRVKEEEEALIAEEERVRMEAEDALKQAELQKEREEAEAKALVEAEKVRQERERVMQQNQQERMERKKRIEEIMKRTRKSEGEQNDFKGDDEDDDDDEGLDQMGFDSKSDEGEMGDISMETHDCGDGVGIRQPPVGCVNGREETDNKENNNEDTQAVSPTSKGRLVEGSEFLNEQDSAKVELVGSKSNQWSFEELMDLNVHSKTHTLIEAEDCNPVLINCDVPDGTKGSPVSSLHSSSPAIEALSEI
- the map7d3 gene encoding ensconsin isoform X9, which codes for MADGTTTLKGLRAQMAAAAQAQGEERRSQAASPAPPAKPQGCRPVIDGAALRVDDRLRVAKERREEAERQQALRESQIMERERKAKMQVERQLEERQKKAVEQRKKEEQKRMAVEEKRKQKQEEEKEHYEAVMRRTLERSQRVEQRQKRWSWGGLSTDSDGRVDKRSTSTINLKQPSEANISKRLSSSSATLIKSPDKSASMKKRSASLTRVSVGRVQTPAKAAKGTADDQARKPPTSAVDGGVISRLLTPTQASLARSKSAAALSPEGTDTPEYHLCPRSASAAPLHPPRGPMRSRSIDRQKNGMTTSVSADGALDPSLAKQERPFTSPGRQRPPSPSIPLGRNRSPSPAPNPSLKRTPSPAAAKQNARARPPSPAMKQRPPSPQPTTAKPPPIQKPALTPPGPPTLRKRDSRPKDLGPVTTGSPQSSDSSKSKDKDDAKTGTNSAAEAAKILAENRRLMREQKEKEEQLRIQREEEDKLRKEEEERLAEEARLKREEEEKILAAERRVKEEEEALIAEEERVRMEAEDALKQAELQKEREEAEAKALVEAEKVRQERERVMQQNQQERMERKKRIEEIMKRTRKSEGEQNDFKGDDEDDDDDEGLDQMGFDSKSDEGEMGDISMETHDCGDGVGIRQPPVGCVNGREETDNKENNNEDTQAVSPTSKGRLVEGSEFLNEQDSAKVELVGSKSNQWSFEELMDLNVHSKTHTLIEAEDCNPVLINCDVPDGTKGSPVSSLHSSSPAIEALSEI